In the genome of Hyphobacterium sp. CCMP332, one region contains:
- a CDS encoding S1/P1 Nuclease, with translation MAWGFFAHKKINELAVYTLPVEMIGFYKNNINYIIEKSTQPDKRRYIDPSEAPRHYIDIDHFGDSAIYKMPHNWYRAVELYSEDTLKAYGIVPWHILLLKKLLTDAFMDGDFDAALRISTDIGHYIADSNVPLHTTENYNGQLTGQHGIHGLWESRLPELYFDEYNLFVGKASYLKHGAASIWTSITNAHLALDSVLKFEKAISENIGEESKYSFENKGKSYVKVYSKKFCHEYHAALNNMVERQMRRAIRLIGNIWYSCWIDAGQPDLPYYSSTGISDDSIGTVLIIPNRIHE, from the coding sequence TTGGCATGGGGTTTTTTTGCACATAAAAAAATCAATGAGTTGGCTGTTTACACCTTGCCGGTTGAGATGATAGGTTTTTATAAGAATAATATTAATTATATCATTGAAAAGTCAACTCAGCCCGATAAACGACGTTACATTGACCCTTCAGAAGCACCCAGACATTATATTGACATAGACCATTTTGGTGACTCTGCCATTTATAAAATGCCTCATAATTGGTACAGGGCAGTGGAATTGTACAGCGAAGATACCTTAAAAGCATACGGAATTGTACCCTGGCACATCCTGCTTTTAAAAAAATTACTCACCGATGCTTTTATGGATGGTGATTTTGATGCTGCCTTACGTATTTCCACTGACATTGGACATTACATTGCCGACTCCAATGTTCCTTTGCACACTACTGAAAATTACAATGGCCAATTAACAGGCCAGCACGGTATTCATGGTTTGTGGGAATCAAGATTGCCTGAATTGTATTTTGATGAGTATAATTTGTTTGTAGGTAAAGCCAGCTATTTAAAACATGGTGCTGCCTCAATTTGGACTTCAATTACAAATGCACATTTGGCGCTCGATTCTGTTTTAAAATTTGAAAAAGCCATTTCTGAAAATATCGGAGAGGAAAGCAAATACAGTTTTGAAAACAAGGGTAAATCTTATGTAAAGGTTTATTCTAAAAAATTCTGTCATGAATATCATGCTGCCCTTAATAACATGGTGGAAAGACAGATGAGACGTGCTATACGCCTCATTGGTAATATTTGGTACAGCTGTTGGATTGACGCAGGTCAGCCGGATTTACCTTATTATTCAAGCACCGGAATTTCGGATGATTCTATAGGTACGGTATTGATTATACCAAATCGCATTCACGAATAA
- the asnB gene encoding asparagine synthase (glutamine-hydrolyzing), which produces MCGITGIYSFNEIGRVFSINLQKSMNTLKKRGPDQRGTLVRERLCMGHTRLSIIDTSIKGKQPFSDKKGIHHLIFNGEIYNYRELRKELRNKGYVFESETDTEVLLYHIIENGIDGINDLNGFFAFALFNESSNELLLARDRYGIKPLYYTIDEDKFIFGSELSTVLSYQPDRNAINPMALQAYLQYNYIPAPLSIYKHIQKVLPGKWIKIKKGEKLQSASYYKLPVSESEENFEGSYEDAKRIIRSTLEKSVNRRLVADVPLGSFLSGGIDSSIITGLASETKKDLNTYSVGFSDDKYFDESKYAELVAKHYKTNHHLISISEKDLVDTLYSTVEYMSEPFADSSIIAYNTLCKKAGTDLKVALSGDGADELFGGYMKHQAWQMIEKGHWKVGLSRWLKPLLSSLPQSRKNSFGNSIRRIIKLGENAGLNSKDLYFNLCKISSEQKALEFIHADLNSEVHISADDFISSETGLIKSPKNLNETLSNDLKLVLNNDMLMKVDQASMANSLEVRVPFLDHELVNFVIGLPSDWKANSINRKQILVDSFKDMLPKEILERKKHGFEVPLQKWLCNELQSELKNTIFNRERIEEGRLLNWSAVSQLEKNLYSSNPGDSPARAWAMYLLVKKIN; this is translated from the coding sequence ATGTGCGGAATTACAGGTATTTATTCTTTCAATGAAATCGGGAGAGTTTTTTCAATAAACCTTCAAAAATCCATGAATACGCTTAAGAAGCGTGGCCCTGATCAAAGGGGTACCCTGGTTCGTGAAAGACTGTGCATGGGTCATACCAGGTTATCAATCATCGATACTTCAATTAAAGGAAAACAACCTTTTTCTGATAAGAAAGGCATACATCACTTAATTTTTAATGGTGAAATTTATAATTACCGTGAACTTCGAAAAGAGCTTCGCAATAAAGGTTACGTTTTTGAAAGTGAAACCGATACCGAGGTACTTCTTTATCATATCATAGAAAATGGAATTGATGGAATAAATGATCTCAATGGATTTTTTGCTTTTGCCCTATTCAATGAATCCAGCAATGAATTATTACTCGCCAGAGATCGCTATGGAATTAAGCCATTGTACTATACTATCGATGAGGATAAATTCATATTTGGATCCGAACTCTCAACGGTTTTGTCCTACCAGCCCGACAGAAACGCAATAAATCCTATGGCCCTCCAGGCTTATTTGCAGTACAATTATATACCTGCTCCTTTGAGCATTTATAAACACATTCAAAAAGTATTGCCGGGGAAATGGATAAAAATTAAAAAGGGTGAAAAATTGCAATCTGCATCCTATTATAAGCTGCCGGTAAGTGAAAGCGAAGAAAATTTTGAAGGGTCTTATGAGGATGCAAAAAGGATCATAAGAAGCACACTTGAAAAAAGTGTGAATCGTCGGTTGGTGGCAGATGTTCCTTTGGGTTCATTTCTCAGCGGTGGGATAGATTCAAGCATAATTACGGGCCTTGCATCCGAAACAAAAAAAGACTTGAATACCTATTCAGTCGGTTTTTCTGATGATAAATATTTTGATGAAAGCAAATACGCAGAGCTCGTTGCAAAACATTATAAAACCAATCATCATCTGATTTCGATTTCAGAAAAAGATTTGGTCGACACTTTGTATTCCACGGTCGAATACATGAGTGAGCCATTTGCCGATTCATCCATTATAGCCTATAACACCTTGTGCAAAAAAGCCGGTACTGACTTGAAAGTAGCGCTATCCGGTGATGGCGCCGACGAATTGTTTGGAGGCTATATGAAACACCAGGCCTGGCAAATGATTGAAAAGGGTCATTGGAAGGTTGGTTTATCCCGATGGCTTAAACCACTGCTGTCCTCTTTGCCGCAATCCAGAAAAAACAGTTTTGGAAATAGTATTCGAAGAATTATTAAACTCGGTGAAAATGCCGGTTTAAATTCAAAAGACCTGTATTTTAATCTGTGTAAAATCTCAAGTGAGCAAAAAGCGCTTGAGTTTATTCACGCTGATTTAAATTCGGAAGTTCATATTTCTGCAGATGATTTTATTTCATCGGAAACAGGATTAATTAAATCTCCAAAAAATCTTAATGAAACACTCAGCAATGATTTAAAACTAGTCTTAAATAATGATATGCTAATGAAGGTTGATCAGGCTTCCATGGCCAATAGTTTGGAGGTCCGGGTTCCGTTTTTAGATCATGAGCTGGTAAACTTTGTGATTGGATTACCTTCAGATTGGAAAGCGAATTCAATAAATAGAAAGCAAATACTCGTTGATAGTTTTAAAGATATGCTTCCGAAAGAAATATTGGAACGCAAAAAGCATGGATTTGAGGTACCTTTGCAGAAATGGTTATGCAATGAATTACAAAGTGAATTGAAAAATACAATATTCAATCGCGAGCGAATCGAAGAAGGCAGATTGCTAAATTGGTCGGCTGTTTCACAATTGGAAAAGAACCTGTATTCAAGCAATCCGGGAGACAGCCCTGCCCGGGCATGGGCCATGTATTTATTAGTAAAAAAAATTAATTGA